From the Clostridium putrefaciens genome, one window contains:
- a CDS encoding peptidylprolyl isomerase: MENKVLARVGDVSITQNDVEETMKRFPKERQSYIDSEIGRKQLLEQIISFELMYKHGKELGFDSDKEFLDHANKMEKELLTQFTIARVLAETPITDEEIALFYAENGNMFKEEESVSAKHILVDSLEKAKKIEEEMANGLSFEDAAKKHSSCPSSQNGGDLGNFTRGKMVPEFEEAAFKLNVGEISGPVQTQFGYHIIKTEQKSEPKVKPLEEVRDIIKENLFQEKQNKKYMDMTEELKIKYNVEYEK, from the coding sequence ATGGAAAATAAAGTTTTAGCTAGAGTTGGGGATGTAAGCATTACTCAAAATGACGTAGAAGAAACAATGAAGAGATTTCCAAAGGAAAGACAATCTTACATAGATTCAGAGATTGGAAGAAAACAATTATTAGAGCAAATAATTTCTTTTGAACTTATGTATAAGCACGGAAAAGAACTAGGATTTGATAGTGATAAAGAATTTTTAGATCATGCAAATAAGATGGAAAAGGAATTATTAACTCAATTCACTATAGCTAGGGTTTTAGCTGAAACGCCTATTACAGATGAAGAAATAGCATTATTTTATGCCGAAAATGGTAATATGTTTAAAGAAGAAGAGTCAGTAAGTGCTAAGCATATCTTAGTAGATTCTTTAGAAAAAGCTAAGAAAATAGAAGAAGAAATGGCAAATGGATTAAGTTTTGAAGATGCAGCAAAAAAACATTCATCTTGTCCATCTAGCCAAAATGGCGGTGACCTTGGAAACTTTACAAGAGGAAAAATGGTTCCTGAGTTTGAAGAAGCAGCATTTAAATTAAATGTTGGAGAGATAAGCGGACCTGTACAAACTCAATTTGGATATCATATTATAAAAACTGAACAAAAATCAGAACCTAAAGTTAAGCCATTAGAAGAAGTTAGAGATATTATAAAAGAGAATCTTTTTCAAGAAAAACAAAACAAAAAGTATATGGATATGACAGAAGAATTAAAAATAAAATATAATGTAGAATATGAGAAATAA
- a CDS encoding NAD-dependent protein deacylase, giving the protein MKFEENNEIDSLREIIDKSNNIVFFGGAGVSTESNIPDFRSEDGLYGNDTNNIYDPEEMLSHRFFLNHEEEFFKFVRAKMIYPNAKPNKAHLALAKLESIGKLKAIITQNIDDLHQKAGSKNVIELHGSLYKNYCVKCKRQYSLDYILKIKSIVPFCSYCGGTVRPDVVLYEEPLNNQSMENAISFISKADTLIIGGTSLVVYPAAGLIRYFNGETLVLINKTPTKYDKKCNLVIRGSIGESLDKAIR; this is encoded by the coding sequence ATGAAATTTGAAGAAAATAATGAAATAGATAGTTTAAGAGAAATAATTGATAAAAGTAATAACATAGTATTTTTTGGTGGGGCTGGGGTATCTACAGAAAGTAATATACCAGACTTTAGATCAGAAGATGGACTTTATGGTAATGATACAAATAATATTTACGACCCAGAAGAAATGTTAAGTCATAGATTCTTTTTAAATCATGAAGAGGAATTTTTTAAGTTTGTTAGGGCTAAGATGATTTATCCAAATGCAAAACCAAACAAAGCTCATCTAGCATTAGCTAAATTAGAAAGCATAGGAAAACTAAAAGCTATAATAACTCAAAACATTGATGATCTACATCAAAAGGCTGGAAGCAAAAATGTTATTGAACTTCATGGATCTTTATATAAGAATTATTGTGTTAAATGTAAAAGACAGTATTCATTAGATTATATTTTAAAAATCAAAAGTATAGTTCCATTCTGTAGTTATTGCGGTGGAACTGTAAGACCAGATGTTGTACTTTATGAAGAGCCACTAAATAATCAATCTATGGAAAATGCTATTTCCTTTATATCTAAGGCTGATACATTAATTATAGGAGGAACTTCACTTGTAGTATATCCAGCGGCAGGACTGATTAGGTATTTTAATGGGGAAACTTTAGTCTTAATTAATAAGACCCCAACTAAATATGATAAGAAGTGTAATTTAGTTATAAGAGGAAGCATAGGAGAGAGTTTAGATAAGGCTATTAGGTAA
- a CDS encoding polysaccharide deacetylase family protein, whose product MKSKNTTKSSTKSFHHKTLLLVTLSLISVLLVSFTFYQKFEDKIPVLMYHSVQETKVSEITISKKCFVKQLKYLKANGFKTLTLDELYDHLNSGKKIPKKSVVLTFDDGYKDNYTKVYPLLKQYGFKATVFVQTDKTDKDDYFLTSSQIKELSENGVEIGSHTVTHKDLSTLSNEDQEKELSDSKIILEKIIGKPVNYIAYPYGSCNDESKKIAKNLGYKGAIGILDEYTNEDTDIFEISRRAVIEDMDNFLGKVEKNNYYMGKYKFRKLRRIISSKF is encoded by the coding sequence GTGAAGTCTAAAAATACAACAAAATCATCAACAAAATCTTTTCATCATAAAACTTTGTTACTAGTAACCCTTTCTCTTATATCAGTTTTACTTGTATCCTTTACATTTTATCAAAAGTTTGAAGATAAAATACCTGTTTTAATGTATCATTCCGTTCAAGAAACTAAGGTTTCTGAAATAACTATAAGTAAAAAGTGCTTTGTAAAACAATTAAAATATTTAAAAGCTAATGGCTTTAAAACTTTAACCTTAGACGAGCTATATGATCATCTTAATTCAGGTAAAAAGATTCCTAAAAAAAGTGTAGTATTGACCTTTGATGATGGATACAAAGATAATTACACCAAGGTATATCCTCTATTAAAGCAATATGGATTTAAGGCTACAGTTTTTGTACAAACTGATAAAACAGATAAGGATGATTACTTCTTAACTTCTTCACAGATTAAAGAGTTAAGTGAAAATGGGGTAGAAATAGGATCTCATACCGTAACCCATAAAGATCTTTCTACTTTATCTAATGAAGATCAAGAAAAAGAATTATCAGATTCAAAGATTATTCTAGAAAAGATAATAGGTAAACCTGTTAACTACATAGCTTATCCTTATGGTTCTTGTAATGATGAATCAAAAAAGATAGCGAAGAACCTAGGTTATAAAGGTGCTATAGGAATCCTAGATGAATATACCAATGAGGATACTGATATTTTTGAAATCAGTAGGAGGGCCGTTATTGAAGATATGGACAACTTCCTTGGTAAAGTTGAAAAGAATAATTATTATATGGGTAAATATAAGTTTAGAAAACTTAGAAGAATAATATCTTCTAAATTTTAA
- a CDS encoding glycosyltransferase family 4 protein, giving the protein MNVLFIGVRWDNEEDITSAPQKIGNILYNRLSKDKEDFYFYGLQTDESPGENVEFQNINEREARGDLKHISSYIKDKDIKVIYIARYHSAIALYAIYLKFKHKVKIVYTMHGLVKKEKTINGSFKARHVFIEGVFLKRCDKIIAVSKDLKLEVLKYYPLLLEENIEVINNGVSIISIKEDIDIRTLYNIESDKNILFTVGVRKIKNIDIILQSFINNKGLYESSYLLVTGEKDSEYAIDIMDKYEDYDHIVFTGYVDTNMMNNIYNQMDVFIQISEFETFGMSIVESLLHKKHVIISSDLPIAKYFNQDEVRFYNKNEDDLSLLILDSLRDDDINQKGYEKARELFHWDKIKEDYYNLFMKL; this is encoded by the coding sequence ATGAATGTATTATTTATAGGCGTAAGATGGGATAATGAAGAAGATATAACCTCAGCGCCTCAAAAGATAGGGAATATTCTTTATAATAGACTTTCTAAAGATAAAGAAGACTTTTATTTTTATGGATTACAGACAGACGAGTCACCAGGCGAAAATGTAGAATTTCAAAATATAAATGAAAGAGAAGCAAGAGGGGATTTAAAGCATATATCTTCTTATATAAAAGATAAAGATATAAAGGTCATATATATTGCAAGGTACCACTCAGCCATTGCTCTATATGCTATTTACCTAAAGTTTAAGCATAAGGTTAAAATAGTTTACACAATGCATGGATTGGTGAAAAAAGAAAAGACTATAAATGGATCCTTTAAGGCAAGGCATGTTTTTATTGAAGGAGTCTTCTTAAAAAGATGTGATAAAATAATAGCCGTCTCAAAAGACTTAAAATTAGAAGTTCTAAAGTATTATCCTTTGCTTTTAGAAGAAAACATTGAAGTTATAAATAACGGTGTAAGCATAATATCCATAAAAGAAGATATAGATATAAGAACTCTTTATAATATTGAATCAGATAAAAATATATTATTTACTGTAGGAGTAAGGAAGATAAAAAACATAGATATAATATTACAAAGCTTTATAAATAATAAAGGTCTTTATGAAAGTTCTTATTTGTTAGTAACTGGAGAAAAGGATAGTGAGTACGCTATAGACATAATGGATAAGTATGAAGATTACGATCACATAGTATTTACAGGATATGTAGATACTAATATGATGAATAATATATATAATCAAATGGATGTATTCATTCAAATAAGTGAGTTTGAAACTTTTGGTATGTCTATAGTAGAGTCACTTCTTCATAAAAAACATGTTATAATATCATCAGATCTTCCTATTGCAAAATATTTTAACCAGGATGAAGTTAGATTTTATAATAAGAATGAAGATGATTTATCTTTATTAATATTGGATAGCTTAAGAGATGATGATATAAATCAAAAGGGATACGAAAAGGCTAGAGAGTTATTTCATTGGGATAAGATTAAAGAAGATTATTATAATTTGTTTATGAAATTGTAG
- a CDS encoding patatin-like phospholipase family protein encodes MGKIGVVFAGGGGKGSYQVGVWKALKELEIDKYIDGVSGTSIGALNGAMFLQNRYESAENVWLNISQEKMLPVDKRLILRNLIFMEISRNKLENIVQWAERVERYGTVTREGLLEIIDQNIDYEIIKNEKRPFYINCTSVPDLESKYFKVNGYEEEDIRLLLSATTSIPLVFNKVLIDGKYYIDGGMKDNIPIKPLYDEGFSTIIVIYFHKENRINKEEYPNANIIEILPSKDQGGWISGTLDFTNFGSIERIIDGYKDTLNIFKNVLDSFKQGEDLELHLRDNKKPLESNLEEGLQYETSIKDNVKRIKHMRVVDNNLKNVRKLRRINNKKGIFQKLKDITILNNKIK; translated from the coding sequence ATGGGTAAGATAGGAGTTGTATTTGCAGGTGGAGGAGGTAAAGGATCATATCAAGTAGGAGTTTGGAAGGCTTTAAAAGAGCTTGAGATAGATAAATATATAGATGGTGTATCTGGAACTTCTATAGGAGCCTTAAATGGTGCTATGTTTTTGCAAAATCGTTATGAAAGTGCTGAAAATGTGTGGTTAAATATATCACAAGAAAAGATGCTTCCAGTAGATAAAAGACTTATACTGAGAAATCTTATATTTATGGAGATATCTAGAAATAAGCTGGAAAATATAGTTCAATGGGCTGAAAGAGTGGAAAGGTATGGAACGGTAACAAGAGAAGGGCTTTTAGAAATAATTGATCAGAATATTGATTATGAGATTATAAAAAATGAAAAGCGACCTTTTTATATAAACTGTACAAGTGTACCAGATTTAGAATCAAAGTATTTTAAAGTAAATGGATATGAAGAAGAGGATATAAGATTATTATTATCAGCAACTACATCTATACCATTAGTTTTTAATAAGGTATTAATAGATGGAAAATATTATATTGACGGTGGTATGAAAGACAATATTCCAATAAAGCCACTATATGATGAAGGATTCAGTACAATAATAGTAATATACTTTCATAAAGAAAATCGAATAAATAAAGAAGAATATCCAAACGCTAATATAATAGAAATCTTACCATCAAAGGATCAAGGTGGATGGATAAGTGGTACATTAGACTTTACTAACTTTGGGTCTATTGAAAGAATAATTGATGGTTACAAAGATACGCTTAATATTTTTAAAAATGTATTAGATAGTTTTAAGCAAGGTGAAGATTTAGAGCTACACCTAAGAGATAATAAGAAGCCATTAGAAAGTAACCTAGAAGAAGGTTTGCAATATGAAACATCTATTAAAGATAATGTAAAGAGGATAAAGCATATGAGGGTAGTAGATAATAACCTTAAAAATGTTAGAAAGCTTAGAAGAATTAATAATAAAAAAGGCATTTTTCAAAAGCTTAAAGATATTACAATATTAAATAATAAGATTAAATAA
- a CDS encoding ISLre2 family transposase, with amino-acid sequence MYNVSLNENGLTFKEIEKKIYKIVCDEACNVLKNVLEALDEKLLKEREIKVYRNKGLKKTCLRTIMGDVEYSRRIYQFELEDGKTATKFLLDEYLGMDTIGNVSINLVETILTNVSEVSFRKTAENIKTMCNQEISAQGVWNIVQTVGEKINELEKRKIELNEKGALKGEKEVPVLFQEQDGVWLSIQGKDRPKGKNRKKELKLAVSYTGWKLRPGSKKEYVVIDKTVCASFNSSSHFKKVAEATIAEKYNVDEIETRILNGDGAKWIKATCEDQDIHFQLDPFHISQAIIRKVSDKKEQKVLLKLFRQGKVDEGLEKIVNMMIENNKDEVVFKKLTELYDYFVHNKEGLVLYKLRDNITMPTAPEGIEYRQLGTMEHNICDVLAHRMKGRKMSWSINGADNLSKILAEKFSNRLFSTLDKIYKNIIPKGVIDTVIREIPLSASAVNKKGTKSKEYKIHTAPIPYSGAAVTLGRKVIQKLCGLKGFGDLSYN; translated from the coding sequence ATGTATAATGTTAGTTTAAATGAAAACGGCTTAACTTTCAAGGAAATAGAGAAAAAGATTTATAAGATAGTTTGTGATGAAGCCTGCAATGTTTTAAAAAATGTGTTGGAAGCTTTAGATGAAAAGCTACTTAAAGAAAGAGAGATTAAAGTATATAGAAATAAGGGACTTAAAAAGACTTGTTTAAGAACGATTATGGGGGATGTTGAATATTCAAGACGTATCTATCAGTTTGAACTTGAAGATGGTAAAACAGCTACTAAGTTCCTTTTAGATGAGTATCTAGGCATGGACACCATAGGTAATGTATCTATAAATCTTGTAGAAACTATTTTAACTAACGTGTCAGAAGTATCTTTTAGAAAAACAGCTGAAAATATAAAAACAATGTGTAATCAGGAAATTAGTGCTCAAGGAGTTTGGAACATAGTTCAAACGGTTGGAGAAAAGATAAATGAACTAGAAAAGCGTAAGATTGAACTAAATGAAAAAGGTGCGTTGAAAGGCGAAAAGGAAGTACCAGTGCTATTTCAGGAGCAAGACGGTGTATGGTTATCCATTCAGGGAAAAGATAGACCAAAGGGTAAGAATAGAAAAAAAGAACTTAAATTAGCAGTATCTTATACAGGTTGGAAGTTGCGTCCAGGCAGTAAAAAAGAATATGTTGTTATTGATAAAACTGTTTGTGCAAGTTTTAATAGTTCTAGCCACTTTAAAAAAGTTGCGGAAGCAACCATTGCTGAAAAGTATAATGTTGATGAAATAGAAACTAGGATATTAAATGGAGATGGTGCAAAGTGGATAAAAGCAACCTGTGAAGATCAAGACATACACTTTCAACTGGATCCATTTCATATAAGCCAAGCAATTATTAGAAAAGTAAGTGATAAAAAAGAACAGAAAGTCTTACTTAAGTTATTTAGGCAAGGGAAAGTTGATGAAGGGTTGGAAAAAATTGTTAACATGATGATAGAAAATAATAAAGATGAAGTTGTTTTTAAAAAGCTTACAGAGCTATATGACTATTTTGTACATAATAAAGAGGGCCTAGTTCTATATAAATTAAGAGACAATATAACTATGCCTACGGCACCCGAAGGGATAGAATATAGGCAATTAGGGACTATGGAACATAACATTTGCGATGTGTTAGCACATAGAATGAAAGGTAGAAAAATGAGCTGGTCTATTAATGGAGCCGATAACTTATCTAAAATTTTAGCAGAAAAGTTTAGCAATAGATTATTTAGTACCTTGGATAAGATCTATAAAAACATTATACCGAAGGGCGTTATAGATACTGTAATTCGTGAAATACCTTTATCCGCTTCCGCGGTTAATAAAAAGGGTACGAAATCTAAAGAATATAAGATACATACCGCGCCTATTCCTTATAGTGGAGCCGCGGTTACCTTGGGAAGAAAAGTAATACAAAAACTTTGTGGATTAAAAGGATTTGGAGATCTTAGTTACAATTAA
- a CDS encoding O-antigen ligase family protein, which produces MTSKSKKSYIETLIPIIILFVSTTGWYSLDYVGMKAFWIGFFLLSFTYAFLILKDFKWNTGIKRLVTNRYNIILILYTLWVSISYLYNYNGRGSLLYTFKVWFMIIFYVILTEIYIDNITKENKKILIHNISKYIFILGVFHSVIGLYQFITLSNKVFGVVISDWHPYNPAAMYGNVNGFGTYLFISIICGFNLFIEGLNKKSNKYTTFLLIFQMYMIYLTVSRTSIVSLIAYFIFILILFFIKKKELLVKIFSKNNVILFIICNLIMLSIIKLPQHRGYINELLHKETVEEERTAENMLKEKNSKGFNNRSIIWNAVGDNYTEYICFGDGLKYNVLDRIDVINVISERSEGVDRISYHNTLVRYFASNGVLGLVLFLAMYFAIPLKLFINMIKRREVEMESSIIIILLAVTFMYMQMEEVYMGEIGFMSIITNLVLGYGSTLLTRK; this is translated from the coding sequence TTGACCAGTAAAAGTAAAAAGTCATATATAGAGACACTTATACCGATAATTATACTATTTGTATCAACGACAGGATGGTATTCATTAGATTATGTAGGGATGAAAGCCTTTTGGATAGGGTTTTTCTTATTATCATTTACCTATGCGTTTTTAATCCTAAAAGATTTTAAGTGGAATACGGGTATAAAAAGGCTAGTAACTAATAGGTATAATATAATTCTTATCCTATACACTTTATGGGTTAGCATAAGTTATTTATATAATTATAATGGACGAGGATCATTGTTATATACATTTAAAGTTTGGTTTATGATTATATTTTATGTGATTTTAACTGAAATTTACATTGATAATATAACAAAAGAAAATAAAAAGATTTTAATACATAATATATCAAAATATATATTCATATTAGGTGTATTCCATTCAGTTATAGGACTATATCAATTCATAACTTTATCTAATAAGGTTTTTGGAGTAGTTATAAGTGACTGGCATCCTTACAATCCAGCAGCTATGTATGGAAACGTAAATGGATTTGGAACTTATCTTTTTATATCAATTATATGTGGATTTAATTTATTTATAGAAGGATTAAATAAAAAGAGTAATAAGTACACCACATTTTTATTAATATTTCAAATGTACATGATATATTTAACAGTATCTAGAACAAGCATCGTATCTTTAATTGCATATTTTATATTTATTCTTATTCTGTTTTTTATTAAAAAGAAAGAATTGTTAGTTAAAATATTTTCTAAAAACAATGTTATACTATTTATAATATGTAATTTAATAATGCTTTCAATTATAAAGCTTCCACAGCATAGAGGATACATCAATGAGTTACTTCATAAGGAGACTGTTGAGGAAGAAAGAACAGCAGAAAATATGTTGAAGGAAAAAAACAGCAAAGGCTTTAATAATAGAAGTATTATATGGAATGCTGTAGGTGATAATTACACAGAATACATTTGTTTTGGAGATGGATTAAAATACAATGTTTTGGATAGAATAGATGTGATAAATGTTATAAGTGAAAGAAGTGAAGGGGTAGATAGAATAAGCTATCATAACACTTTAGTTAGGTATTTTGCATCTAATGGAGTACTTGGACTTGTGCTATTTTTAGCAATGTATTTTGCTATACCACTGAAACTTTTTATTAATATGATAAAACGTAGAGAAGTAGAGATGGAATCCTCCATTATAATTATTTTATTAGCTGTAACATTTATGTACATGCAGATGGAAGAAGTTTATATGGGAGAGATAGGGTTTATGTCTATAATAACTAACCTTGTATTAGGTTACGGAAGTACCCTTTTAACAAGGAAATAG
- a CDS encoding CPBP family intramembrane glutamic endopeptidase, with amino-acid sequence MKPVLKANIFALIVVVGQVLGGMILVPIFKTMNLTLPTLMILTQLIFLLVPAIIYFIVTKESIKDTLKLNPIGFEQILILIVIVLLSWPVAGFLGGVSNIFFENLVGEAFELLDGLSLPFMIFVMAVMPAICEEITMRGIVLSGYSKKSTLKAALMSGLIFGIIHLNPQQFLYAFALGILFAYIVRITNSIYATMFCHFMFNGTQVLLSKLVLSIPGFKEASEALKTASKMEIFKSLIPLGVIAIISIILIVLLLKLLKRTTDNKPALNISKVSNGNYDTIELENESMINIPFIITVVFYCIYIYIQYF; translated from the coding sequence TTGAAACCTGTATTAAAGGCTAATATCTTTGCTCTAATAGTTGTCGTAGGACAAGTACTTGGGGGAATGATATTAGTACCAATATTTAAAACTATGAATTTAACACTACCCACACTAATGATATTGACCCAATTAATATTTTTATTAGTTCCTGCAATAATATATTTCATTGTAACTAAGGAATCAATTAAAGATACATTAAAGTTAAATCCAATAGGATTTGAACAAATTCTTATACTTATAGTTATAGTGCTATTAAGCTGGCCTGTAGCAGGATTTTTAGGTGGGGTATCTAATATATTTTTTGAAAACTTAGTTGGAGAGGCCTTTGAACTTTTAGATGGACTTTCACTTCCGTTTATGATATTTGTTATGGCGGTGATGCCTGCAATTTGTGAAGAAATAACAATGAGAGGAATAGTGCTTTCAGGTTATTCTAAAAAGAGTACATTAAAAGCAGCTTTAATGAGTGGTCTTATATTTGGGATCATACATTTAAATCCTCAACAGTTTTTATATGCATTTGCACTTGGAATATTATTTGCCTATATAGTTAGAATTACAAACTCTATATATGCAACCATGTTTTGTCACTTTATGTTTAATGGAACTCAAGTATTGTTATCTAAGTTAGTTTTAAGCATTCCAGGATTTAAAGAAGCAAGTGAAGCTCTTAAAACAGCATCAAAAATGGAAATCTTCAAATCGCTTATTCCACTTGGAGTAATAGCTATAATATCAATTATATTAATAGTGCTTTTATTAAAGCTATTAAAAAGAACAACAGATAATAAGCCAGCCTTAAATATTAGTAAAGTATCTAATGGAAATTATGATACTATAGAATTAGAAAATGAATCTATGATAAATATACCTTTTATTATCACAGTGGTATTTTATTGTATATATATATACATCCAATACTTTTAA
- a CDS encoding prenyltransferase/squalene oxidase repeat-containing protein, with protein MGTGTKGSLGIAGIYKDAFYDKNLLTPNSSHNNGVGKTTVEMQQQKFVEQLNTNTLEGIMWVKVDGSYPEQVKGEVVRQPEVQKEDSESILESIKKVNEVKDNISNSLKDTKDPWAILSVVANGDRESLTNKDEFLKEGYEIMASSNNIYEIERTIIGLSSIGIDVSKISNGINTVNGLEALANKNLASLVNATIFGLVAYDSGEYILPQNSKYTREQIITMILDKQSKKGGWALAGRGEDVDMTAMAMHSLAPYYVAKDAKEAGLSEEVYNKVSTSIGKAIKLLIDMQLEDGSYSYDKTAAGSNSNSTAMVINTLSALGVDSLRDTKFIKNDKNVVDGLFKFIVEDGTGFGYKDNKHNGMATEQSFRALVSYSKFNENKEAYNIYKVGKDLVNSGQAPTPEVIPEVIPEVIPEVIPEVIPEVKPEVKLEVKPEVKPEVKPEVIPEVIPEVIPEVIPEVKLEVIPEVIPEVKLEVIPEVIPEVIPEVKPEVKPEVKPEVKPEVKPEVKPEVKPEVKPEVKPEVKPEGRILLPRTGGLGGLPFLMTGVMFILAGFGIKLKRR; from the coding sequence GTGGGAACAGGAACTAAAGGATCTTTAGGTATTGCAGGAATATATAAGGATGCCTTTTATGATAAGAATCTTTTAACGCCTAATAGTTCACATAATAATGGAGTAGGCAAAACTACTGTAGAAATGCAACAACAAAAGTTTGTAGAACAATTAAATACTAATACATTAGAGGGAATCATGTGGGTTAAGGTTGATGGAAGTTACCCAGAACAAGTTAAAGGTGAAGTAGTAAGACAACCTGAAGTCCAAAAAGAGGATAGTGAGTCTATACTAGAAAGTATTAAGAAAGTTAATGAGGTAAAAGATAATATTTCCAATAGTTTAAAAGATACTAAGGATCCTTGGGCAATACTGTCTGTAGTAGCCAATGGTGATAGAGAAAGTTTAACAAATAAAGATGAATTCCTAAAAGAAGGCTATGAAATCATGGCAAGTAGTAATAATATATATGAAATAGAAAGAACTATTATCGGATTAAGTTCTATTGGAATTGATGTGTCAAAAATATCTAATGGTATTAATACAGTTAATGGTTTAGAGGCTTTAGCTAATAAGAACTTAGCATCATTAGTAAATGCAACTATATTTGGTCTTGTAGCTTATGATTCTGGTGAATATATACTGCCACAAAATTCAAAGTATACAAGAGAACAAATTATTACTATGATTTTAGATAAGCAAAGTAAAAAGGGTGGATGGGCATTAGCTGGTCGTGGAGAAGATGTAGATATGACTGCAATGGCTATGCATAGTTTAGCTCCATATTATGTGGCAAAAGATGCTAAAGAAGCTGGCCTAAGTGAAGAGGTTTACAATAAGGTAAGTACTTCCATTGGGAAAGCAATTAAGTTATTAATAGATATGCAGTTAGAAGATGGTTCATATAGTTATGATAAAACAGCAGCAGGATCAAATTCTAACTCTACAGCTATGGTAATTAATACTTTAAGTGCTTTAGGTGTAGATTCATTAAGAGATACAAAGTTTATTAAAAATGATAAGAATGTTGTAGATGGATTATTTAAATTTATCGTAGAAGATGGTACAGGATTTGGATATAAGGATAATAAACATAACGGAATGGCAACAGAGCAAAGCTTCCGTGCATTAGTTTCCTACTCTAAATTCAATGAAAATAAAGAAGCATATAATATTTATAAAGTTGGAAAGGATTTAGTAAACAGTGGACAAGCTCCAACACCAGAAGTTATACCAGAGGTTATACCAGAAGTTATACCAGAAGTTATACCAGAGGTTATACCAGAAGTTAAACCAGAGGTTAAACTAGAAGTTAAACCAGAGGTTAAACCAGAAGTTAAACCAGAAGTTATACCAGAAGTTATACCAGAAGTTATACCAGAGGTTATACCAGAGGTTAAACTAGAAGTTATACCAGAAGTTATACCAGAGGTTAAACTAGAAGTTATACCAGAAGTTATACCAGAGGTTATACCAGAGGTTAAACCAGAAGTTAAACCAGAGGTTAAACCAGAGGTTAAACCAGAGGTTAAACCAGAGGTTAAACCAGAGGTTAAACCAGAAGTTAAACCAGAGGTTAAACCAGAAGTTAAACCAGAAGGGAGAATTTTACTTCCACGAACTGGTGGACTTGGAGGTTTACCATTTCTTATGACTGGAGTTATGTTTATATTAGCAGGGTTTGGAATAAAACTAAAAAGAAGATAA